Genomic DNA from Hyperolius riggenbachi isolate aHypRig1 chromosome 10, aHypRig1.pri, whole genome shotgun sequence:
ctcagcatttgaataggacttctcaccagtgtgagatctctcatgtctgacaaggtttcctttcagtccaaaacatttcccacactcagaacatgaatagggcttctcaccagtgtgagatctctcatgagtgacaagacgtgatttactcacaaaacattttccacacttaggacatgaatagggcttctcacccgtgtgagatctctcatgtatgataaGGCTGCCTttatctccaaaacatttcccacactcagcacatgaatagggcttctcaccagtgtgagatctctcatgaatgaCCAGATATGATTTacttacaaaacatttcccacactcagcacatgaatagcgcttctcaccacggtgagatctctcatgagtgACAAGGTTGCCTTtatctgcaaaacatttcccacactcagcacatgaatagggtttctcacccGTGTGAGTtctttcatgtatgacaaggCTACCTTTatctctaaaacatttcccacactcagaacatgaacagggcttctcatcagtgtgagatctctcatgtgtgacaagatctgatttcctcacaaaacatttcccacacagcacatgaatatggcttctcaccagtgtgagatctctcatgtgtgacaagatttgatttcgtcacaaaacatttcccacactcagcacatgaatagggcttctcaccagtgtgagatctctcatgtgtgacaaggctaCCTTTatctctaaaacatttcccacactgagcacatgaatagggcttctcaccagtgtgagatctctcatgagagACAAGACttgatttatgcccaaaacatttcccacactcagaacatgaatagggcttctcaccagtgtgagatctctcatgtttgaaaagatttgatttctgaataaaacatttcccacactcagcacatgaatatggcttctcaccagtgtgagatctctcatgaaagACAAGACTTGATTTaagaccaaaacatttcccacactcagcacatgaatagagcttctcaccagtgtgagatctctcatgtttgacaaggctaCCTTTctctctaaaacatttcccacactcagcacatgaatagggcttctcaccagtgtgagatctctcatgtttgacaaggtttgatttaacaccgaaacatttcccacactcagcacatgaatagggcttctcaccagtgtgagatctctcatgtgtgaaaagatgtgatttctgaacaaaacatttcccacactcagcacatgaatagggcttctcacccgtgtgagatctctcatgtgtgacaagatgtgatttctgaacaaaacatttcccacactcagcacatgaatagggcttctcaccagtgtgagatctctcatgtctgacaagctgtgatttccgtacaaaacatttcccacacgtggaacaggaataagaccctccagcagggggagagctgtgctgggtatgaggcccctcagggttagacaggtgaggggagtctggaagaatatttggggtaaccaggatatctgcaggagactcttctccagtgacatcatcatccgttgtacagtctgtggatacagagagacgagtctctgagaggatcctgatgccgggactccgtccTGCAAATAGAGACACATCATCACTTccggttagagaattctgaggggaggagcaattatcattagggatggtcagtgagctgctgataattctaagttgatgcaaagATAATGCAGATGGAAATGGGGCAGATGCAGCATCTGTGTATCTCTACATATAATTAGACTATCATATTCACCATCTCAAGAGTTActggcatgtcactgaccatcgctagttatcagcctgacagagaactgcagaaggttgtgctcattacaggcaGCCAATCACGTAACTTTGCCTTGCATGCACATTTTCTGTATCTTGGAATTTGGGCAATGAAATGAACTTCCTGAAAAATGTgattagctgcatacaatttgcatgatatttgcatacaagtcagagttatttgtatctcattgacctccctacacataaagcattggccatacacggaaaagcagtaaattgtagagcttgatgagacaatggaagcaatgtgttacatctgtgacaacagacctagatgtacttatagcaagaaaTACATATATACTCCTATATATACATTATAGCCGTACCTCTCCTCCCATCCTGCAATCCAATGAGGAACCAAACTGCTTCACACTGCAGCTCCTATTGGACAGATCAGTGGGGGTGGGGAAGGGGtgtgactagaaatcactgccccccacacacacacacacacacacacacttatctcagtgcctcctctgctcccccacacacttatttcagtgactcctctgccccccccccccacacacacacttatttcagtgcctcctctgccctccccccccccccccaaacacacttatatcagtgccttctatgcccctccccccccccccccacttatttcagggcctcctctaacccctcccccccccccccacacacacacacacaaacacacacacttatttcagtgcctcctctgtacctgtgtgagagCCCCTTTATACGCCTCCTGTGTGACTACCAGGCATTCTactccctttaaagaaaatcttatTATTGTTTAGTCATCACATCACACAGGCAGGTTCACACTTCGGCTGGGTCACATTTGAGCTGGAACATAAatttgccttctcaaaacagaagataattgtgataattcaggttggagttagcaTATGCcatctcccataatgcatcactgctgaatatgcatattgtctctttgttgtccctgaaatctAAACACACCCAGAACTGCTGAAATGCAGTGATGTATTAGCTTGTTTTAGCTTTCTGGGACAACAAAGGAGTGATttccatattcagcagtggtgcattgtggggtgcctcaaatgctcactccaacctgaataatcacaaataccttctgttttgagaagTCACATTTCTGTttagcatagcattttagtaagagggatttctgatcctttgtagccccttacactctcctgggagttgtggttcaccgtgagcttgctgggtaatatgTAAATGTGAGCTGGAGTAACAGGAGGACAGCGGATGTGATGTAACATGTGCTGTGACTTCCCGTCCTTGTCATGGCTATCTATGCCACGTGTGATTTCTGTCATCGCGAATGAATGTTCAGGGACTATTCACAAACGCTTCCGCAAATGTCCACAAACCGAATGTTTGCAGGGGACCCCACTGACTTTACTGGCCGGTGAACTTCAAAAACCTTCAGGGCCTATTTACAGCCACAATTTCCATTGAAAAGGTGCCAAAACTATtcaaaaaccccggcagtggcatgacagagggggatacatgtcaaaaaccccggcagtggcatgacagagggggataaatgacaaaaccccggcagtggcatgacacagggggataaatgacaaaaaccccggcagtggcatgacagagggggataaatgacaaaaccccggcagtggcatgacagagggggataaatgacaaaaccccggcagtggcatgacagagggggataaatgacaaaaccccggcagtggcatgacagagggggataaatgacaaaaccccggcaggggcatgacagagggggataaatgacaaaaccccggcaggggCATGACATAGGGGGACAAATgataaaaccccggcagtggcatgacagagggggataaatgacaaacccccggcagtggcatgacagagggggatacatGTCAAAAACCCCGGCaggggcatgacagagggggataaatgacaaaaccccggcagtggcatgacagagggggataaatgacaaaaccccggcagtggcatgacagagagggataaatgacaaaaccccggcagtggcatgacagagggggataaatgacaaaacctcgGCAGTggcgtgacagagggggataaatgacaaaaccccggcagtggcatgacagaggaggataaatgacaaaaccccggcagtggcatgacagagggggataaatgacaaaaccccggcagtggcatgacagagagggataaatgacaaaaccctggcagtggcatgacacagggggataaatgacaaaaccccggcagtggcatgacagagggggataaatgacaaaaccccggcatgacagagggggataaatgacaaaaccccggcagtggcatgacagagggggataaatgacaataacccggcagtggcatgacagagggggataaataacaaaaaccccggcagtggcatgacagaggaggATAAAGGACAAAACcccggcatgacagagggggataaatgacaaaaccccggcagtggcatgacagacggggataaatgacaataacccggcagtggcatgacagatggggataaatgacaataacccggcagtggcatgacagagggggataaataacaaaaaccccggcagtggcatgacagagggggataaataacaaaaaccccggcagtggcatgacagagggggataaatgacaaaaaccccggcagtggcatgacagagggggataaatgacaaaaaccccggcagtggcatgacagagggggataaatgacaaaaccccgacagtggcatgacagagggggataaatgacaaaaccccggcagtggcatgacagatggggataaatgacaaaaccccggcagtggcatgacagagggggataaatgacaaaaccccggcagtggcatgacagatggggataaatgacaaaaccccagcagtggcatgacagagggggataaatgacaaaaccccggcagtggcatgacagagggggataaatgacaaaaccccggcagtggcatgacagaggaggataaatgacaaaaccccggcagtggcatgacagatggggataaatgacaaaaccccggcagtggcatgacagatggggataaatgacaataacccagcagtggcatgacagagggggataactgacaaaaccccggcagtggcatgacagatggggataaatgacaaaaccccggcagtggcatgacagaggaggataaatgacaaaaccccggcagtggcatgacagatggggataaatgacaaaaccccggcagtggcatgacagatggggataaatgacaataacccagcagtggcatgacagagggggataactgacaaaaccccggcagtggcatgacagagggggataaatgacaaaaccccggcagtggcatgacagagggagataaatgacaaaaaaaacttcctcaaaatatgtattttacacaAAGGCTTTTTCTTAATATGTAAACACGAAAAATTGCATTTTGTTTCTAGATTTTTTAAAATTAAGTTCCATAAACTGGCCGCTGTGTTTAACTGCCTAAAAATTGTTATTTGCAGCCACTGCAGCCGAGGCTTTAAATATTAGGCATAGACCTACCTAATTTTTAAAGTACACTGCAGCCA
This window encodes:
- the LOC137535886 gene encoding oocyte zinc finger protein XlCOF22-like; this translates as YSCAECGKCFVQKSHLVTHERSHTGEKPYSCAECGKCFVQKSHLFTHERSHTGEKPYSCAECGKCFGVKSNLVKHERSHTGEKPYSCAECGKCFREKGSLVKHERSHTGEKLYSCAECGKCFGLKSSLVFHERSHTGEKPYSCAECGKCFIQKSNLFKHERSHTGEKPYSCSECGKCFGHKSSLVSHERSHTGEKPYSCAQCGKCFRDKGSLVTHERSHTGEKPYSCAECGKCFVTKSNLVTHERSHTGEKPYSCAVWEMFCEEIRSCHT